A section of the Bombus huntii isolate Logan2020A chromosome 5, iyBomHunt1.1, whole genome shotgun sequence genome encodes:
- the LOC126866005 gene encoding titin-like isoform X2: MERRKLAYRDIYGFRRAYQVLVQWAKHAGSEDNITVVVVLLTPASAIAARPLYAHPYHRLQVNDILEKMNSKDKPLFLDIDDAHNAINSNILKQAMISQESRNHDDAGILAASNGKHENGDADYDYSDLGPETDVDAVDDVATMPVKNLSYEFYDDSDSAHDENQPGKDPNVLDNMDVDESMNANLNANTDVTHEPIAGNNLHDDDEDEDEDDDDDDDDDDDDNDNDNDNDDNDDNDRDHVHDNNDNDVPDEIALSKAQVLDESPKIMHEVIHEKMNNQVCELLGEGIGDEETRVKNDEQVDDAQDVVDEAGPVDYDDSPPSPQANKPLQHALIHEPDNVADSEDSEDEWNYYRIDPNKEKDSVTPVDEPQETKNVEEETDVPELAVEDIESKIQSEGIEEDIKCESPKEESPKLFNTEISTEDRMEEKPIKLEDRCAEEQDQPKDVDFQLNPDAAEFIPISPQFMGTRMNLVEDYPVSGSPFKQVPQMDDIQVPSQSEFEKEVCQRPREVEVEEKEYQNGDSVSCRTTDYTDFMPDQQKATSISGNMDDSEISSTKAEFGDESAVSFLTASEFHRTGISAIDESFSSSDREYDIAKDPMAMSFTPSDFEAAFDKSVDLNAVHNLSNTDLEDKNGIMEKEEEEEFMAESPNMEVDSKNVITTGPTAEELPDKKPAFSDKLVDVFANLSLQQENCQDTFIGHADESETNSVDFLNPRSECSQLEQEETVKYDHSPLAENYSLEFESKKEPVSIDNEQPLSPSSVDIDETKLIDEASEDTAALAGSDLQKDIYSNEADTPSSLSPVPDAMENDSMIATTESAQVQSSIQVRSSLHADAPEFIPTQYNFQSYGMESNEVVSQSSAAETIDVCQVSRTEETADSYQTYSTEAGDAFELVQQDIVSNVQFDEKEVDDLVCTKSPVQGVNLLDFAEEQQDVCVKHPASLMTPSLSPQELQEKPVDDIVCSMECPIDIGQKLDVTESKDVTAEDEAEETTNSVEEPMEPTISTEATVEAVEPKAEPVEEFTLNLSDSMQEFTGLENQLQPTEDEILKSEVVKDLEEELIKKEESRNVTAELEKLTEPAVEVECMIRERQEIEELLPKVDKSEINGEPETEIEQLKLEEPKVDQIEVKEPEIKDPKVEESEIKEPEINEAEIKGPEIMEPEIKEPEVKELEIKEPDVKELEIKEPEVKETEIKEPEVNEAEIKESEIMEPEIKEPEVKELEIKEPDVKELEIKEPEVKETEIKEPEVKETKIMESEIKELKTTESEIKEPEITKSEIKEPEMMASEIKEPEVKKPEDVKELGEAKELEIEKTIQVAENKIVEAAATAAVTAAAVTAGAAAAQSKTKSKVSAAKPMKSSSKTPAPKSVPTSPSKTPSSTTRTPTAATKKPSTPSRPKDLDAPKKSTVSTAATASKPSVSKTATKTTTSTTTTKPTSRTNVSSVSKPKPVATTSSPKPTSTDKKPTANGDVKPLTKPTATKPSSKTPSITKTTLVKTSTTRLSSGTTTKPKPASATTTTVKSSITPKSSSTATNASNTTTAASTRPKTAPAVGNAMKARLNASKSPIIDKQVKETANKQISMGRTSTAASKTTRLSTSASTTTTVKRVSSTTKTTTAASPTKKSTTVTKVSKTSSMGKTSIDKGKVLQNGVSEINALIDSMIDDVPKKDLSPVVTPNDNQLIMSSD; encoded by the exons ATGGAAAGGAGGAAACTCGCGTATCGCGACATAT ACGGATTTAGACGCGCGTATCAGGTCCTGGTGCAGTGGGCGAAGCACGCAGGTTCGGAGGACAACATTACCGTGGTTGTGGTCTTGTTAACCCCAGCCAGCGCGATCGCAGCCAGACCCCTATACGCCCATCCGTACCATCGTTTGCAAGTGAATGATATACTCGAAAAAATGAATTCGAAGGATAAGCCGCTTTTCCTGGACATCGACGATGCGCATAACGCGATCAATTCAAATATCCTGAAACAAGCGATGATTTCTCAAGAGTCGCGCAATCACGACGatgctggcattcttgcggcTAGCAATGGAAAGCACGAAAACGGCGACGCGGATTACGATTATTCCGACTTGGGTCCCGAAACTGACGTAGACGCGGTTGACGACGTCGCTACGATGCCCGTTAAAAATCTTTCCTACGAATTTTACGATGACAGCGACTCCGCTCACGACGAAAACCAACCTGGCAAAGACCCGAACGTTCTGGACAACATGGACGTGGACGAATCGATGAACGCCAATTTGAACGCCAATACCGACGTTACGCACGAACCGATCGCAGGTAATAACTTACACGACGATgacgaagacgaagacgaagacgacgacgacgacgacgacgacgacgatgacgacaatgacaacgacaacgataacgacgacaacgacgacaatGATCGCGATCACGTCCACGATAATAACGACAATGACGTTCCCGATGAGATCGCGTTATCCAAGGCCCAGGTGCTGGACGAAAGTCCTAAAATTATGCACGAGGTAATTCACGAGAAAATGAATAACCAGGTTTGCGAACTACTCGGTGAAGGTATAGGCGATGAAGAAACGAGAGTGAAAAACGACGAGCAAGTGGATGACGCGCAGGATGTCGTTGACGAGGCTGGCCCCGTGGACTACGACGATTCTCCGCCCTCGCCGCAGGCTAACA AGCCTCTTCAGCATGCACTGATCCACGAACCGGATAATGTAGCGGACAGCGAGGATTCCGAAGACGAATGGAACTATTATCGTATTGATCcgaacaaagaaaaagattccGTAACGCCTGTCGACGAACCCCAGGAAACGAAAAACGTGGAAGAAGAAACCGACGTACCAGAATTAGCTGTGGAAGATATCGAGTCGAAAATCCAGTCTGAAGGCATAGAGGAAGATATTAAATGCGAAAGTCCGAAAGAGGAATCGCCTAAGCTTTTTAACACAGAg ATTAGCACCGAAGATAGAATGGAAGAGAAACCGATAAAATTGGAGGATCGTTGCGCAGAGGAGCAAGATCAGCCGAAGGACGTGGATTTTCAATTGAATCCTGACGCGGCAGAATTCATTCCCATTTCACCGCAGTTTATGGGAACGAGAATGAATCTCGTCGAGGATTATCCTGTTTCTGGCTCGCCTTTCAAACAAGTTCCACAGATGGACGACATACAGGTACCCAGTCAGAGCGAATTCGAGAAAGAAGTGTGCCAGCGACCAAGAGAAGTCGAGGTCGAAGAGAAAGAGTACCAAAATGGCGATAGTGTGTCGTGTCGTACCACCGACTATACAGATTTTATGCCTGATCAACAAAAGGCGACCAGTATATCCGGGAATATGGACGATTCTGAAATATCGTCGACGAAAGCTGAATTTGGAGACGAATCGGCAGTCAGCTTCTTAACAGCTAGCGAATTCCACAGAACAGGTATCTCCGCGATAGACGAATCTTTCTCAAGCTCCGACCGCGAGTATGACATCGCTAAAGACCCGATGGCTATGTCCTTCACACCCAGCGACTTCGAAGCGGCGTTCGACAAAAGCGTCGACTTGAACGCCGTTCATAATCTAAGCAACACCGATTTGGAGGATAAGAATGGCATTATGgaaaaggaggaagaagaagaattcaTGGCGGAATCACCGAACATGGAAGTTGACTCGAAGAACGTAATAACCACCGGACCCACTGCCGAGGAACTGCCAGACAAGAAGCCAGCATTTTCCGACAAGCTCGTTGACGTATTCGCGAATCTGTCTTTGCAACAAGAAAATTGCCAGGATACTTTCATCGGGCACGCGGACGAATCGGAAACCAACAGCGTTGATTTCTTAAATCCGCGATCAGAGTGTTCCCAATTGGAACAAGAAGAAACCGTGAAATACGATCATTCCCCATTGGCCGAGAATTATTCCTTGGAATTCGAGTCGAAAAAAGAACCCGTTTCCATTGATAACGAACAACCGTTATCGCCTTCGAGCGTCGACATAGACGAAACCAAGCTCATAGACGAAGCTAGCGAGGACACCGCTGCTCTTGCTGGAAGCGATCTTCAAAAAGATATTTACTCGAACGAGGCTGATACTCCCTCGTCCTTGTCACCAGTTCCTGATGCGATGGAAAATGATTCGATGATAGCAACCACTGAGAGCGCACAAGTTCAGTCTTCCATACAGGTTCGATCTTCGTTACACGCGGATGCTCCAGAATTTATACCCACTCAATACAACTTCCAATCGTATGGTATGGAAAGCAACGAAGTGGTTTCCCAATCGTCTGCCGCCGAAACGATCGACGTTTGTCAAGTGTCACGTACGGAAGAAACTGCTGATTCTTATCAAACGTATTCCACAGAAGCTGGTGACGCGTTCGAACTGGTTCAACAGGATATAGTTTCAAACGTACAGTTCGATGAGAAGGAAGTCGACGATTTAGTATGCACGAAATCACCGGTGCAGGGAGTGAATTTATTAGATTTTGCCGAAGAACAGCAGGACGTTTGCGTAAAACATCCTGCCTCTTTGATGACACCATCCCTTTCTCCCCAGGAACTTCAGGAAAAACCAGTTGACGATATTGTTTGCTCTATGGAATGCCCTATCGATATTGGCCAAAAACTAGATGTAACCGAATCGAAAGACGTTACTGCGGAGGACGAAGCGGAGGAAACAACGAACTCTGTAGAGGAACCGATGGAACCAACGATATCGACAGAAGCGACGGTGGAAGCTGTAGAGCCAAAGGCGGAGCCAGTTGAAGAATTTACTTTGAATTTGTCCGATTCTATGCAAGAATTCACAGGTTTGGAGAACCAATTGCAACCTACGGAAGACGAGATTCTTAAATCCGAAGTTGTTAAGGATCTTGAGGAAGAACTTATAAAGAAGGAAGAATCGAGAAATGTCACCGCAGAACTAGAAAAACTCACAGAACCTGCAGTCGAAGTAGAATGCATGATACGAGAAAGGCAGGAGATCGAAGAACTTTTGCCGAAAGTTGATAAATCAGAAATCAACGGTGAGCCAGAAACAgaaattgaacaattaaaattGGAAGAGCCAAAAGTGGATCAGATAGAAGTTAAAGAGCCAGAAATTAAAGATCCGAAAGTTGAGGAGTCAGAAATTAAAGAACCAGAAATTAATGAAGCAGAAATTAAAGGACCAGAAATTATGGAGCCAGAAATTAAAGAACCAGAAGTTAAGGAGTTAGAAATTAAAGAACCAGATGTTAAAGAATTAGAAATCAAAGAACCAGAAGttaaagaaacagaaattaaAGAACCAGAAGTTAACGAAGCAGAAATTAAAGAGTCAGAAATTATGGAGCCAGAAATTAAAGAACCGGAAGTTAAGGAGTTAGAAATTAAAGAACCAGATGTTAAAGAATTAGAAATCAAAGAACCAGAAGttaaagaaacagaaattaaAGAACCAGAAgttaaagaaacaaaaattatgGAGTCTGAAATTAAAGAACTAAAAACTACGGAGTCAGAGATCAAAGAACCAGAAATTACAAAGTCAGAGATCAAAGAACCAGAAATGATGGCGTCAGAGATTAAAGAACCAGAAGTTAAAAAGCCAGAAGACGTTAAGGAACTGGGAGAAGCGAAGGAATTGGAAATAGAAAAGACAATCCAAGTTGCAGAAAACAAAATCGTCGAAGCAGCTGCAACGGCGGCCGTGACCGCTGCAGCAGTCACAGCGGGTGCAGCTGCAGCACAAAGCAAAACGAAATCAAAGGTATCCGCAGCAAAACCAATGAAATCTTCTTCGAAGACACCTGCACCGAAATCAGTGCCAACGTCCCCCTCGAAAACTCCAAGTTCCACGACGCGTACGCCGACTGCGGCAACGAAAAAGCCATCGACACCCTCTCGTCCGAAAGATCTAGACGCTCCGAAGAAATCTACGGTTTCAACCGCTGCAACGGCCAGCAAACCATCAGTTTCGAAGACCGCTACAAAAACAACGACATCGACTACTACAACGAAACCAACTAGCAGAACCAACGTCAGCAGTGTCTCTAAACCAAAACCTGTCGCCACGACATCCTCGCCGAAACCGACTTCCACCGATAAGAAACCTACTGCAAACGGTGACGTGAAACCTTTGACTAAACCAACCGCGACTAAACCTTCTAGCAAAACACCGTCCATAACCAAAACCACGCTAGTCAAAACATCCACTACGCGACTGTCCTCCGGAACAACGACGAAACCGAAACCAGCATCTGCTACCACCACGACCGTCAAATCCAGCATAACTCCAAAATCCAGCAGCACCGCGACCAACGCTTCCAATACTACCACGGCGGCTAGTACGAGACCTAAAACGGCTCCAGCCGTTGGAAATGCTATGAAAGCTCGCTTAAACGCCAGCAAGTCGCCGATAATCGATAAACAAGTTAAAGAAACAGCCAACAAGCAGATTTCCATGGGGCGAACAAGTACCGCTGCTAGCAAGACGACTCGTTTATCTACCAGTGCTTCTACCACAACCACGGTAAAACGTGTATCCTCGACAACGAAAACTACCACGGCTGCGTCACCAACCAAGAAATCTACCACTGTAACGAAAGTTTCCAAAACTTCGTCTATGGGAAAAACAAGCATCGACAAAGGAAAGGTACTACAGAATGGCGTGTCTGAGATAAACGCGTTAATCGACTCGATGATCGATGACGTACCGAAAAAAGATCTGTCGCCTGTTGTTACTCCAAACGATAACCAGCTGATCATGAGTTCCGATTGA
- the LOC126866043 gene encoding malectin-A: MAVLWEVYFLTISTLLFVLCVQSLQSLEVIYAINAGGEAHTDSYGIRYTKDPLMSKVGTGSDYGKQLIIGRVNAVDQILYQTERYHHSTFGYDIPISEDGDYVMILKFCEVYFNSPNMKVFDVVLNGDHTVVTDLDIFERVGRGVAHDEYIPFKVQAGKLIYNDEESDILAGKIRVEFIKGYRDNPKINAIAVVKGNIEDVPQLGPIPQEPEEYHNIQEDEEESTVRSRHTSGPRTPDPYSIDDSSVMLPVFVALGAFIPLLFCLCKL; the protein is encoded by the exons atggcTGTGTTATGGGAAGTATACTTTCTGACAATATCAACGTTATTATTTGTACTTTGTGTACAAAGTTTGCAAAGTTTAGAAGTAATATATGCAATAAATGCTGGTGGAGAAGCACATACTGATAGTTATGGAATTCGTTATACCAAAGATCCTTTAATGAGTAAAGTTGGAACAGGATCCGATTATGGCAAGCAGTTAATTATTGGACGAGTAAATGCAGTTGATCAGATCTTATACCAAACTGAACGATATCATCATAGTACATTTGGATATGATATTCCAATCAGCGAGGATGGAGATTATGTTATGATATTAAAGTTCTGCGAAGTTTATTTCAACTCTCCTAATATGAAG GTGTTTGATGTTGTATTAAATGGAGATCATACCGTTGTTACTGACTTAGATATCTTTGAGAGAGTTGGACGTGGTGTAGCACATGATGAATATATTCCATTTAAAGTTCAAGCTGggaaattaatatacaatgATGAAGAGTCCGATATATTAGCTGGAAAAATTAGAGTtgaatttataaaa GGTTACAGAGACAACCCAAAGATAAACGCTATTGCTGTAGTAAAAGGAAATATAGAAG ATGTACCACAGTTGGGCCCGATTCCTCAAGAACCGGAAGAATATCACAATATACAAGAAGATGAGGAGGAGTCTACAGTTCGTAGTCGACATACAAGTGGCCCCAGAACTCCAGATCCTTATTCAATCGATGATTCCTCAGTAATGTTACCAGTCTTTGTAGCTCTTGGGGCATTTATTCCTTTACTATTTTGCCTATGTAAACTATAG